One window of the Triticum dicoccoides isolate Atlit2015 ecotype Zavitan chromosome 3B, WEW_v2.0, whole genome shotgun sequence genome contains the following:
- the LOC119278653 gene encoding villin-2-like: MSTQKVVDPAFQGAGQKVGIEIWRIEDFKPVALPKSDYGKFYSGDSYIVLQTTSPKGGAYLYDLHFWIGKDSSQDEAGTAAIKTVELDSVLGGRAVQYRELQGYESDKFLSYFKPCIIPMEGGFASGFKTPEEETFETRLYICKGKRAIRIKQVPFARSSLNHDDVFILDTENKIYQFNGANSNIQERAKSLEVIQHLKEKYHGGVCDVAIVDDGKLQAESDSGEFWVLFGGFAPIGKKTVSDDDVVLETTAPKLYSINDGELKFEDIPLTKAVLGNTRCFLLDCGAEMFVWVGRVTQLEDRKAVTKAVEEFIINQKRPKTTRVTQVIQGYESHAFKSKFESWPAGTATGNSGAEDGRGKVAALLKQQGVDVKGAPKSSTPVNEEVPPLLEGGGRLEVWCIDGNTRSPLPKEDNGKFYSGDCYIVLYTYHSGDKKEEYYLNYWIGKESTADDQVMGAELANTMWNSLKGRPVLGRIYQGKEPPQFVALFQPMVILKGGISSGYKKITEEKGAASGSYSPEGIALFRVSGTAIHNNKTLHVDALATSLSSTDCFVLQTGSAMFTWHGNSSTYEQQQWAAKVAEFLKPGVTVKHCKEGTESSAFWFALDGKQSYTSKPIMQDTIVREPHLYAFSIRKGRLEVTEIFNFCQDDLLTEDLMILDTHGEVFIWVGQCVEPKEKQKAFEIGQKYIEHAMSIEDLSPYVPLYKVSEGNEPCFFKTYFSWDNTKSVIHGNSFQKKLSLLFGLRSEGASRSSGNGGPTQRASALAALSSAFNPSSQPKQANDSRPPSSSGDGPTQRASALAALSSTAFNPAPQQKQATDSRPPSSGDGPTQRASALAALSNAFNPSSKPKTPPPSRSGQGSQRAAAVAALSSVLTAEQSGSSDNLKASKTSTTSEKSEAEVVVISPSEASPRSEAGESSEFQSEKDAAVDEVPSEVDVAEPEALEVPEEQETEHVGEATFSYDRLISKSTDPIRGIDYKRREAYLSESEFQTVFGITKDAFYQQPGWKQELQKRKADLF, encoded by the exons ATGTCGACCCAGAAAGTGGTGGACCCTGCTTTCCAAGGGGCTGGCCAAAAAGT TGGGATAGAAATATGGCGAATTGAAGATTTTAAGCCAGTTGCATTGCCAAAATCTGATTATGGTAAATTCTATTCTGGAGATTCATATATAGTTTTGCAG ACAACTTCTCCTAAGGGTGGTGCATATCTGTACGACCTCCACTTCTGGATTGGGAAAGACTCAAGCCAA GATGAAGCTGGCACTGCAGCAATCAAGACGGTCGAACTCGATTCTGTACTTGGGGGTCGTGCAGTCCAGTATAGGGAACTCCAAGGTTATGAATCTGACAAGTTCCTGTCATACTTCAAACCTTGCATTATACCTATGGAGGGTGGTTTCGCCTCTGGGTTCAAAACGCCAGAAGAGGAGACGTTTGAAACACGGTTATATATTTGCAAAGGAAAGAGAGCTATTAGAATTAAGCAG GTTCCCTTTGCACGGTCATCATTAAACCATGATGATGTGTTTATCTTAGATACTGAAAATAAAATTTATCAATTCAATGGTGCAAACTCCAATATCCAAGAAAGGGCTAAATCACTGGAAGTGATCCAACATTTAAAGGAGAAGTACCATGGGGGTGTGTGTGATGTTGCAATCGTTG ATGATGGAAAACTACAAGCGGAATCAGACTCTGGTGAATTCTGGGTCCTTTTTGGAGGTTTTGCACCTATCGGGAAAAAAACTGTCAGTGATGACGATGTTGTACTGGAAACCACAGCACCCAAGCTCTACAG TATCAATGACGGTGAATTAAAGTTTGAAGATATACCTCTTACAAAAGCAGTCCTTGGGAACACAAGATGTTTCTTACTTGACTGCGGGGCTGAAATGTTTGTATGGGTTGGTCGGGTAACACAACTCGAGGACAGAAAAGCTGTCACTAAAGCAGTTGAG GAATTCATCATTAACCAGAAAAGGCCAAAGACAACAAGAGTGACACAAGTGATTCAGGGTTATGAAAGCCATGCATTCAAGTCAAAATTTGAATCATGGCCGGCGGGTACTGCAACAGGGAACTCAGGTGCAGAGGATGGGCGGGGAAAAGTTGCAG CTTTATTGAAGCAACAAGGCGTTGATGTAAAGGGAGCTCCAAAAAGCAGCACTCCAGTAAACGAGGAAGTTCCTCCTTTGCTTGAAGGTGGTGGAAGACTCGAG GTGTGGTGCATCGATGGAAATACTAGAAGTCCACTTCCAAAAGAGGACAATGGAAAATTTTACAGTGGAGACTGTTATATTGTTCTTTATACATATCATTCGGGTGACAAGAAAGAAGAATATTATCTCAATTACTGGATTGGGAAGGAAAGCACAGCG GATGATCAAGTAATGGGAGCTGAACTAGCTAATACAATGTGGAATTCACTGAAAGGAAGGCCTGTTCTG GGTCGTATTTATCAAGGGAAGGAACCACCACAATTTGTTGCTCTTTTCCAGCCCATGGTTATCTTGAAG GGTGGTATCAGTTCTGGATACAAGAAGATTACAGAAGAAAAGGGTGCGGCCAGTGGATCTTACTCTCCCGAGGGCATAGCTCTGTTTCGGGTGTCTGGAACAGCTATCCATAACAATAAAACGCTTCACGTTGACGCG CTAGCTACATCTTTAAGCTCCACAGACTGTTTTGTATTGCAAACTGGAAGTGCTATGTTTACATGGCATGGCAACTCTAGCACTTATGAGCAACAGCAGTGGGCAGCGAAAGTTGCTGAATTCTTGAAG CCTGGTGTGACAGTGAAACATTGCAAGGAGGGAACAGAGAGTTCTGCTTTCTGGTTTGCTCTTGATGGAAAACAGAGCTATACAAGCAAACCCATCATGCAGGATACTATTGTTAGAGAGCCTCATTTATATGCCTTCTCAATTAGGAAAG GGAGACTAGAG GTTACCGAGATCTTCAATTTTTGCCAAGATGATTTGTTGACTGAAGACTTGATGATTCTCGACACACACGGAGAGGTCTTTATTTGGGTTGGTCAGTGCGTGGAACCAAAAGAGAAACAAAAGGCGTTCGAAATTGGCCAG AAATACATAGAGCATGCGATGTCGATTGAAGATCTTTCCCCTTATGTACCACTTTACAAAGTCTCTGAAGGGAATGAACCGTGCTTCTTCAAGACATACTTCTCTTGGGATAACACAAAATCTGTG ATTCATGGGAATTCGTTCCAAAAGAAACTTTCACTTCTTTTTGGATTACGCTCAGAG GGTGCATCTAGGAGCTCTGGTAATGGTGGACCCACTCAAAGGGCATCTGCATTAGCAGCTCTATCATCTGCATTCAATCCATCTTCGCAGCCGAAGCAG GCTAACGATAGCAGGCCTCCAAGCAGTTCGGGTGATGGACCCACTCAACGTGCCTCTGCACTGGCTGCCTTGTCCTCAACTGCATTCAATCCAGCTCCGCAGCAGAAGCAG GCTACTGATAGTAGACCTCCAAGCTCGGGTGATGGACCCACTCAACGTGCCTCTGCACTGGCTGCCTTGTCCAATGCGTTTAATCCATCCTCAAAACCAAAAACTCCACCTCCGTCACGTTCAGGTCAAGGGTCACAAAGAGCAGCTGCAGTTGCTGCACTGTCCTCTgtgctgactgctgagcagtctgGATCATCTGACAATCTCAAAGCTAGCAAGACGAGCACAACATCAGAAAAGAGTG AGGCGGAGGTCGTCGTAATATCTCCATCGGAGGCATCTCCTCGCTCTGAAGCTGGGGAATCCTCTGAATTTCAGTCAGAGAAAGATGCTGCAGTGGATGAGGTGCCATCCGAGGTAGATGTAGCAGAGCCTGAGGCGCTGGAGGTGCCAGAGGAACAAGAAACTGAGCATGTTGGTGAAGCAACATTTAGCTACGACCGCTTGATATCTAAATCTACTGATCCTATCCGCGGGATAGACTACAAACGCAGAGAG GCATACTTATCAGAGAGCGAGTTCCAGACCGTCTTCGGCATCACCAAGGACGCGTTCTACCAGCAGCCAGGGTGgaagcaagagctgcagaagcggaaagccgacctCTTTTGA